In the genome of Enterococcus hirae ATCC 9790, one region contains:
- a CDS encoding DUF3329 domain-containing protein, protein MKQIKETIRNNKKILVLISAYVIMVVLNFLTPLIADDIEYMYKTSSFSSILHDEYTQYMTWTGRSVVHIIARLFLLMPKTVFNLVNPLIYVLLTLLIYKMTTKDNTTFYSFKYFLINVFLWLFVPAFGQTILWETGAANYLWGGIIVVSFLFLYHRYYEKEQELSFNPIVNSILLLILGILAGWCNENTSGGMILIVLGYLYFYYQKKKPLRPWMFTGLLGAIFGLFMMVTAPGNAVRATYFARSQWSLPRKLYSGVFSITKTLYENSLALFVLMAVLIVLGIFFSKHKEWLRLSYIYLFAGIATIYVLSLSPAGLDWGRSFFGGVLFIIMAMAFEWPDKVLKSTQGAFYGVISGVLITQFLFTFALGVNDIALSYREINQQYHYVREQKKQGNLNPVIANFTIYNQTGHTAYSGGLSHVKTDITKQVNRANAKYFGLESIHSVPKEAWETIYQQGDPKWMSIWNANAYFEALSQTDHLIVMAGAGDKTQMNQQLAEEIRKLFPEFKNGDSESSWNFSGIRLLGKNPEFSQTKNYNSVSQEINGKEISVSSSFTPYADQQFAAIKVGDINVARNKTGINIAVLSKEGKIVDAVNIQLTGDKLTLSR, encoded by the coding sequence GTGAAACAAATAAAAGAGACTATCCGCAATAATAAAAAAATTTTAGTTCTTATTTCTGCCTATGTTATCATGGTTGTTTTAAATTTTTTGACACCGTTAATTGCGGATGATATTGAGTATATGTATAAAACAAGTAGTTTTTCGTCTATTTTACATGATGAATACACACAATATATGACTTGGACGGGAAGATCTGTTGTCCATATCATTGCACGTTTATTTTTGTTGATGCCTAAAACAGTATTTAATTTGGTCAATCCACTGATCTATGTTTTACTGACATTATTGATTTATAAAATGACCACAAAAGATAATACTACGTTTTATTCCTTCAAATATTTTTTAATTAATGTATTTTTATGGTTATTTGTCCCAGCTTTCGGTCAAACGATTTTGTGGGAAACTGGTGCTGCTAATTATTTATGGGGAGGCATCATCGTTGTCAGTTTCCTCTTTCTTTACCATCGCTATTATGAGAAAGAGCAGGAATTATCATTCAATCCTATAGTAAATAGTATATTGCTACTCATTTTAGGAATCCTAGCTGGTTGGTGTAATGAAAACACTTCTGGTGGGATGATCTTGATCGTTCTTGGCTACCTCTATTTTTATTATCAAAAGAAAAAGCCTTTACGACCATGGATGTTCACAGGATTGTTAGGAGCAATTTTTGGTTTATTCATGATGGTAACAGCCCCTGGAAATGCTGTTCGAGCTACTTATTTTGCTCGTAGCCAGTGGTCTTTACCTCGGAAATTGTATTCAGGTGTTTTTTCAATCACAAAAACGCTATATGAAAATAGTTTAGCTCTTTTTGTGTTGATGGCGGTTCTGATCGTGTTGGGAATTTTCTTTAGTAAACACAAAGAATGGTTGAGACTATCCTATATCTATCTCTTTGCAGGGATAGCCACGATCTATGTATTATCTCTTTCACCAGCTGGACTTGATTGGGGAAGATCATTTTTTGGTGGTGTTTTATTTATCATTATGGCGATGGCGTTTGAATGGCCAGATAAAGTGTTGAAATCTACCCAGGGAGCGTTTTATGGGGTGATTAGTGGCGTATTGATTACCCAATTTCTATTTACTTTTGCTTTAGGAGTCAATGACATAGCACTTTCTTATAGAGAGATCAATCAACAATACCATTACGTCAGAGAGCAAAAAAAACAAGGGAATTTGAATCCGGTGATTGCCAACTTTACGATTTATAATCAAACTGGTCATACTGCTTACTCGGGAGGACTATCCCACGTAAAAACGGATATAACGAAACAAGTCAATCGAGCGAATGCAAAATATTTTGGTTTAGAGTCCATTCATTCAGTACCAAAAGAGGCTTGGGAAACAATCTATCAACAGGGAGATCCAAAATGGATGAGTATTTGGAATGCTAACGCCTATTTTGAAGCATTAAGTCAAACTGATCATTTGATTGTGATGGCAGGTGCAGGAGACAAGACACAAATGAACCAACAGTTAGCTGAAGAGATCCGTAAGCTGTTCCCTGAGTTTAAAAATGGGGATTCAGAAAGTTCTTGGAATTTTTCGGGTATCCGTCTGTTAGGAAAAAATCCTGAATTTTCACAGACAAAGAACTATAATTCTGTTAGCCAAGAAATCAATGGGAAAGAGATCTCAGTTTCTTCAAGTTTTACACCGTATGCTGACCAACAGTTTGCTGCGATAAAAGTGGGCGATATAAATGTTGCAAGAAATAAAACGGGCATAAATATTGCTGTTTTGTCAAAAGAAGGAAAAATAGTAGATGCTGTTAATATTCAATTAACTGGTGACAAACTAACCCTCTCAAGATAG
- a CDS encoding recombinase family protein, with product MNNRIIGYIRTSTNRQELGLEVQKKAIEKFSPSIIYAEQISGRKENRSEFQKALDSLDEGDTLLVYNLSRLSRSSRQLVNLMSELNERGVYLKSIQENVDTKTAQGRLFYTMLAAIAEFEAENISIRTKEALANTDKRLGRPPIKNNVKKRIIKLYDKKELSLNEIAMKCNVSVKTVYNVAKNEGLSRK from the coding sequence ATGAATAATAGAATTATCGGCTATATTCGAACGTCAACAAATAGACAAGAACTTGGATTGGAAGTCCAAAAGAAAGCGATAGAAAAGTTTTCACCGTCCATTATTTATGCAGAACAAATATCTGGAAGAAAAGAGAATCGAAGTGAATTTCAAAAAGCTCTAGATAGTTTGGATGAAGGAGATACGTTACTTGTCTATAATTTATCGAGATTGAGCAGGTCATCAAGACAATTAGTTAATTTAATGTCGGAACTGAACGAAAGGGGTGTTTACTTAAAAAGTATTCAGGAAAATGTAGATACTAAAACTGCTCAAGGTAGATTATTTTATACGATGCTTGCAGCGATAGCAGAATTTGAAGCTGAAAATATTAGCATTCGAACAAAAGAAGCACTAGCGAATACAGATAAACGATTGGGCAGACCACCTATTAAAAATAACGTAAAAAAGAGAATTATTAAATTGTATGATAAAAAAGAGCTATCACTAAATGAAATTGCTATGAAATGTAATGTTAGCGTGAAAACAGTTTATAATGTAGCTAAAAATGAGGGTTTATCCAGAAAATAA
- a CDS encoding tyrosine-type recombinase/integrase has product MPQGNINVKPIKSREVLINFSNELLRNKHGQRDYTIFMFGVFTGLRISDILNLKVEDVKGKLKANIIEKKTGKKRTLNLMQLTNQIIKYLDEEHDGESEWLFPSPRDNTKHLATHQFYKIMQKTANFLDLDYIGTHTLRKTFGYTYYQKTKDLTALMKILNHSSQSVTLRYIGIEEEELQSSLDEFNPFQ; this is encoded by the coding sequence ATGCCACAAGGAAATATTAATGTCAAACCAATTAAATCTAGGGAAGTATTAATAAATTTCTCAAACGAACTGTTGAGAAACAAACATGGACAAAGGGACTATACAATATTTATGTTTGGGGTTTTTACTGGACTAAGAATTTCAGATATATTGAATCTAAAAGTGGAAGATGTAAAAGGGAAATTAAAAGCGAATATTATTGAGAAAAAGACAGGAAAGAAAAGAACACTTAATCTGATGCAATTAACGAATCAAATAATTAAATACCTAGACGAAGAACATGATGGGGAAAGTGAGTGGTTATTTCCATCACCTAGGGATAATACGAAACATTTAGCTACACATCAGTTCTATAAGATTATGCAGAAAACGGCTAATTTCCTTGATTTAGACTATATAGGAACTCATACATTAAGAAAAACCTTTGGTTATACCTATTATCAGAAAACAAAGGATTTAACGGCATTGATGAAAATTTTAAACCATAGTAGCCAGAGTGTAACTCTAAGATACATAGGAATTGAAGAAGAAGAGCTTCAATCAAGCTTGGATGAGTTTAATCCGTTTCAATAA
- a CDS encoding tyrosine-type recombinase/integrase, whose translation MAQIKPYKKQDGTINYMFDFYVGINPKTGKKQKTTRRGFKTEEEASLALAELSLLVATEQYVPKKHHTFNEIFTLWYKQYCNLVKESTAVTAKCEFKYAILPKFQEMRIQDITPIYCQQIVNEWYKDKPKRASRFIYYFNRVMEHAMFLELIYQNPMANVKKTVTNLNLNHYEEFSNFFTKEELIEFLRFTKENFDSERYAFFRTLAFTGLRKGEAFALTWEDVNFDEKYLEVTKTVAKGDRNKILIHPPKTKAGFRRISLDNATLESLKTWREKQAIKFGLPKINPNQIIFSNYKNTYLESGITKEWFLTIQRLYRKKTGKEIKTITMHGFRHTHASLLYKANIPIKEAQERLGHSNVKTTLNIYTHLSKDQRDKTANRFAEFMNEI comes from the coding sequence ATGGCACAAATTAAACCATACAAAAAACAAGATGGCACTATCAATTATATGTTTGATTTTTATGTAGGCATCAATCCTAAAACTGGGAAGAAACAGAAAACAACTAGAAGGGGGTTTAAAACAGAGGAAGAAGCTAGTTTAGCATTAGCGGAATTAAGTCTTTTGGTTGCAACTGAACAGTATGTACCTAAGAAACACCATACCTTTAATGAAATTTTCACACTATGGTATAAGCAGTATTGCAACCTAGTAAAGGAAAGCACTGCAGTTACAGCTAAATGTGAATTCAAGTATGCAATATTGCCAAAATTTCAAGAAATGAGAATCCAAGACATTACTCCAATTTATTGTCAGCAAATAGTAAATGAATGGTATAAAGATAAACCAAAAAGAGCTAGTAGGTTTATTTACTATTTTAATAGAGTAATGGAACATGCTATGTTCTTAGAATTAATCTATCAAAACCCAATGGCTAATGTTAAAAAAACAGTAACCAATCTTAATTTAAATCATTATGAAGAGTTTTCAAATTTTTTTACTAAAGAAGAATTAATCGAGTTTCTGAGATTTACAAAAGAAAATTTTGATTCTGAAAGATATGCCTTTTTTAGAACACTGGCATTTACTGGATTACGCAAAGGAGAAGCATTTGCTTTAACTTGGGAGGATGTTAATTTTGACGAGAAGTATTTAGAAGTAACTAAAACTGTTGCTAAAGGAGACAGAAACAAAATCCTAATTCACCCACCGAAAACAAAGGCTGGTTTTAGAAGAATAAGTTTGGACAATGCCACATTAGAATCTCTAAAGACATGGCGTGAAAAACAAGCAATAAAATTTGGTTTACCTAAGATAAATCCTAATCAGATTATTTTTTCTAATTATAAAAATACTTATCTCGAATCAGGTATAACTAAAGAGTGGTTTTTAACAATTCAGAGATTGTATAGGAAAAAGACTGGTAAAGAAATCAAAACAATCACAATGCACGGTTTTAGACACACACATGCAAGTCTATTATACAAAGCAAATATCCCAATTAAAGAAGCTCAAGAAAGACTTGGACATTCAAATGTGAAAACGACACTGAACATTTACACTCACTTATCCAAAGACCAAAGAGATAAAACAGCTAATCGTTTTGCTGAGTTTATGAATGAAATATAA
- the rplT gene encoding 50S ribosomal protein L20 — MARVKGGTVTRKRRKRMLKLAKGYYGSKHTLFKTAKEQVMNSYNYAYRDRRQKKRDFRKLWIARINAAARMNGLSYSKLMHGLKLAEIDINRKMLADLAVHDAAAFTALADQASKALENK, encoded by the coding sequence ATGGCACGTGTTAAAGGTGGAACAGTCACTCGTAAACGTCGTAAAAGAATGCTAAAATTAGCAAAAGGTTACTACGGTTCAAAACACACTTTATTTAAAACAGCAAAAGAACAAGTAATGAATTCATACAACTACGCATATCGCGATCGTCGTCAAAAGAAACGCGACTTCCGTAAATTGTGGATTGCTCGTATCAACGCAGCAGCACGTATGAATGGCTTGAGCTACTCAAAATTGATGCACGGTTTGAAATTAGCTGAAATCGACATCAACCGTAAAATGTTAGCCGACTTAGCTGTCCACGATGCAGCAGCATTTACTGCATTAGCTGACCAAGCCTCAAAAGCCCTAGAAAACAAGTAA
- the rpmI gene encoding 50S ribosomal protein L35 — protein sequence MPKQKTHRGSAKRFKRTGKGGLKRFRAFTSHRFHGKTKKQRRQLRKASMVSSGDFKRIRQQLAKMK from the coding sequence ATGCCAAAACAAAAAACACACCGCGGATCAGCAAAACGTTTCAAACGTACTGGTAAAGGCGGATTAAAACGTTTCCGCGCGTTTACAAGTCACCGTTTCCACGGTAAAACTAAAAAACAACGCCGTCAATTGCGTAAAGCAAGCATGGTTTCTAGTGGCGACTTCAAACGTATTCGCCAACAACTAGCAAAAATGAAATAA
- the infC gene encoding translation initiation factor IF-3 produces the protein MTIAKDMMVNDGIRARELRLIGSDGEQLGVKTKAEALKIAEQANLDLVLVAPSAKPPVARIMDYGKYRFEQQKKDREARKKQKVINVKEVRLSPTIDVNDFNTKLRNARKFLEKGDKVKASIRFKGRAITHKEIGQKVLDRLAEETADIATVEQKAKMDGRSMFLTLAPKNDSK, from the coding sequence ATGACCATAGCAAAGGATATGATGGTTAACGACGGCATTCGTGCACGTGAGTTACGATTGATCGGTTCAGATGGTGAGCAATTAGGAGTTAAGACAAAAGCAGAAGCATTGAAAATTGCAGAACAAGCAAATTTAGATCTTGTGTTAGTTGCCCCAAGTGCGAAGCCACCAGTTGCGCGAATCATGGACTACGGAAAATACCGTTTCGAGCAACAAAAGAAAGACCGCGAGGCGCGTAAAAAACAAAAAGTGATCAATGTTAAAGAAGTTCGTTTAAGTCCAACAATTGACGTGAATGACTTCAATACAAAACTTCGTAATGCACGTAAGTTCTTAGAGAAGGGCGATAAAGTGAAAGCTTCTATCCGCTTCAAAGGCCGTGCCATTACCCACAAAGAAATTGGTCAAAAAGTCTTGGATCGCTTAGCTGAAGAAACTGCTGATATTGCGACAGTTGAGCAAAAAGCGAAAATGGACGGACGCAGCATGTTCTTGACGCTGGCACCGAAAAACGACAGTAAGTAA